One window of Branchiostoma lanceolatum isolate klBraLanc5 chromosome 8, klBraLanc5.hap2, whole genome shotgun sequence genomic DNA carries:
- the LOC136439794 gene encoding fas-binding factor 1 homolog isoform X1 codes for MSFPVPGGRKRQGRGASSADMDDILGDLLGDDEPPKQKPSSSGRQRTPDKSKEDFDEDFYANLAADFDEESEVSEADPQQVVGSMGDIDDMDAELFGSSLKRKKTPPSRGSAVSTPPSRGGENKPSSPSLRTKSGSPTSARKSVTFSDNKKPATTSSDVSSSSYNVDISVSVGPDKDSSTHDPKDSQSPEPGRKPGSRGYKGKKFQTDFGDFDEDDPLRGLLSDDEDAQPKKKKPVKKTPQRKATEEPPMPPEAKLSGTIPRAEEISPRMSEPDRPRTSHGRRQEEEEEERRVQTAPPAGREEKKLPDAEITPSPRQEKSTASRRGKARREEISFDDDDDDLMGTMGFDDSPRQEKKVVQKKQEDQEDLPQQTPGEEEQDQLDDDGKSAKSRFDALLGVGTAKKLLERPGTGEKREFSLDKYKKPQQEDKKEKEPSEEDFNFGSYMPSAAAKTPPSRGRPRTGDRSVRFEDDDDIFGTPQGKTSSRGGRRSALDDLLDPSPGAKKPPTPQSGKLKTPAEKDKDSDWLGLKDSDNKSNDPSDWLGMASSSKTDQSGTISDSTPAKKEGSSSAADFLGLGDEIDPDTLTSSTRGHQDAPFRTPAEEGKADIFTAPALRDQTSPFPWDGPTGGRPQRRQPGTAGLFDSEPISPRDTGPLDDDPVRDHPPLRRSGDPLSMDDRLSMDGPVDPLGPVSPLPRSSPVIRREHQQPEQPRRAAQYARRGLQMGEGQQHAQVQPPSHPASGPGRPVSTPAVPQGHTGPYGANERLSLELQQQADMFKQQQEMLARQNQEMVRQQQEQIKALHMQQERLMQQISPRSQMVSQSPMAPQSHMTPTYQLPTYQLPTMGQSPANVSDLESKIRQLQAERDHLQIMLESSKHRHQEELSSVEEAHKARLQLAEESFQRREARLREENEQLVTQHLARLKTAEEEKAQVQAAHHKKLLELQAEKSEELERIKELHRNSIQELQSDHDDQLNRLHRMREQEIEAATSATRHTRSLQSVVQRVEENAKNLGQLSFKLEGHHISGLEERETAARELERQLKLLQERLGHQQEENEKERTRLQDLIGRLEARLTEQGRQLEEERWKVKSEQNRVQALQKSLEEERRYLSQQLAMERESVQRAKNELMEEQKQVMAQCAEERRKLATEWAEFHTAERVAKERATDQSARSIKTEAERESTIKSLAQEQATITVKLNDLRLEEERLKQEKTALDRKRQALDAEAEKMAYLSKQVARKSEEIETVSLEAAQNREEGQRALGEARRVEAEQNKRLSTIESQLQYLRQQEKQIAEERLSLAKDKRDLEQTMGSYVCVNCRTPVRDNSRGFGQQPINSQQLGPQPINYQHVPQTLPQSMMTSPSQGLSSPQMGMAMPSQESSYSAALPNSVLDSSPQPNGSLGSPQHENGVNPVPFHPAMSPVAADLARKLLNWKNSSERDKEYLDNERFYLETLKHSPYHSNSSSPQKVT; via the exons ATG TCGTTCCCAGTACCAGGGGGACGGAAGCGACAGGGTAGAG GTGCCAGCAGTGCtgacatggatgacatcctggGAGACCTGCTTGGTGATG ATGAGCCACCAAAGCAGAAGCCCAGCTCCTCTGGGAGACAGAGAACACCTGACAA ATCAAAAGAAGACTTTGATGAAGATTTCTATGCCAATCTAGCAGCTGATTTTGATgag GAGTCAGAAGTGTCAGAGGCAGATCCTCAACAAGTGGTTGGATCAATGGGG gACATTGATGACATGGATGCAGAGCTGTTTGGAAGCTCTCTGAAGAGAAAGAAAACCCCACCCTCCAGGGGCAGTGCTGTCAGTACCCCACCTTCCAGGGGTGGGGAGAACAAGCCCTCATCCCCCTCTCTTAGGACAAAGTCTGGCTCCCCTACATCTGCAAG GAAGTCTGTAACTTTTTCTGACAACAAGAAGCCAGCCACCACCAGCTCTGATGTCAGCAGTTCTTCTTACAATGTGGACATCTCTGTGTCTGTGGGACCTG ACAAAGACTCCAGTACCCATGACCCAAAGGATAGCCAGTCCCCAGAACCTGGCAGGAAACCTGGATCCAGGGGGTACAAGGGCAAGAAATTCCAGACGGACTTTGGAG ATTTTGATGAAGATGACCCTCTGAGGGGTCTACTGTCAGATGATGAGGATGCTCAgccgaagaagaagaaacctgtcAAGAAAACACCACAAAGAAAAGCCACTGAAGAGCCACCAATGCCACCCGAGGCAAAACTGAGTGGAACCATCCCCAGAG CTGAGGAAATATCTCCAAGGATGTCGGAGCCTGATAGGCCGCGGACATCTCACGGCCGcagacaggaggaggaggaggaggagaggagAGTGCAGACTGCTCCTCCAGCTGGCCGAGAGGAGAAGAAACTACCAG ATGCAGAGATCACCCCCAGCCCTCGTCAGGAGAAAAGCACAGCTTCCAGGAGGGGCAAGGCTAGAAGGGAGGAAATCTCCtttgacgatgatgatgatgacttgaTGGGAACCATGGGGTTTGATGACAGCCCCAGGCAGGAGAAGAAGGTTGTGCAGAAGAAACAAGAGGACCAGGAAGA CTTACCTCAGCAAACTCCTGGAGAGGAGGAACAGGACCAATTGGATGA tGATGGGAAGTCTGCCAAGTCCAGGTTTGATGCACTGCTGGGAGTGGGGACAGCCAAGAAGCTACTGGAGAGGCCTGGGACAGGGGAGAAGAGGGAGTTCTCTCTGGACAAGTACAAGAAGCCACAGCAAG AGGATAAGAAAGAGAAGGAGCCCTCAGAGGAAGACTTCAATTTTGGGTCGTACATGCCATCAGCTGCCGCCAAGACTCCGCCCTCCCGGGGGAGACCACGGACGGGGGACAGGTCTGTCAG GTTTGAGGATGACGATGACATCTTTGGCACCCCCCAAGGAAAGACCTCCTCCCGAGGTGGGAGAAGAAGTGCCCTGGATGACCTGTTAGACCCCTCCCCTGGTGCCAAAAAACCTCCAACTCCCCAGTCTGGAAAACTGAAAACTCCTGCTG AAAAAGACAAGGACTCAGACTGGCTTGGCCTGAAAGACTCTGACAACAAGTCTAACGACCCATCTGATTGGTTGGGAATGGCCTCATCCAgcaaaactgaccaatcaggtaCCATCTCTGATTCAACTCCTGCCAAGAAGGAAGGTAGTAGTTCAGCAGCAGATTTTCTCGGCCTTGGGGATGAGATTGACCCTGACACCTTGACCTCAAGTACCAGAGGGCACCAGGATGCTCCGTTCAGGACCCCTGCTGAGGAGGGTAAAGCAGACATCTTCACAGCCCCTGCGCTACGAGACCAGACCTCCCCATTCCCGTGGGACGGCCCAACCGGCGGTCGCCCACAGAGACGCCAGCCCGGGACAGCAGGGCTGTTCGACAGCGAGCCGATATCTCCCAGAGACACCGGGCCGCTGGATGATGATCCTGTCCGAGACCATCCTCCACTGAGAAGAAGTGGCGATCCCTTGTCTATGGATGATCGCTTGTCTATGGATGGTCCTGTAGATCCACTAGGTCCTGTAAGTCCCTTGCCTAGGAGTAGTCCTGTTATCAGGAGAGAACATCAGCAACCAGAACAGCCAAGGAGAGCTGCACAGTATGCTAGAAGGGGGCTTCAAATGGGAGAGGGTCAACAGCATGCACAGGTCCAACCTCCTTCTCATCCTGCCAGTGGGCCAGGCCGGCCTGTATCCACACCTGCCGTGCCACAGGGACACACAGGGCCATATGGAGCCAACGAGAGGCTGAGCTTAGAACTGCAGCAGCAGGCAGATATGTTCAAACAGCAGCAGGAAATGTTAGCCAGACAGAATCAGGAGATGGTGCGGCAACAACAGGAGCAGATAAAG GCCCTACACATGCAACAGGAGAGACTGATGCAGCAGATCTCACCTCGTTCCCAGATGGTCTCTCAATCACCAATGGCACCCCAATCCCACATGACTCCTACCTACCAGCTACCAACTTATCAGCTGCCTACAATGGGACAGTCACCTGCGAATGTTAGTGACCTAGAAAGCAAG ATCCGACAGCTGCAGGCGGAGAGGGATCACCTACAGATCATGCTGGAGTCCAGTAAACACCGACACCAGGAGGAGCTGAGCAGCGTGGAGGAGGCTCACAAGGCAAGGCTACAGCTGGCTGAGGAGTCCTTCCAGCGCAGGGAGGCTAG ACTGCGAGAAGAGAATGAGCAGCTGGTGACCCAGCACCTGGCGCGGCTGAAGACAGCTGAGGAGGAGAAGGCGCAGGTGCAGGCTGCTCACCATAAGAAGCTGCTGGAGCTGCAGGCTGAGAAGTCTGAGGAACTGGAGAGGATCAAGGAACTGCACAG AAACTCCATCCAGGAGCTTCAGTCCGACCACGATGACCAGCTGAACAGACTCCACAGGATGAGAGAACAGGAGATAGAGGCAGCTACAAGTGCTACCAGACATACCAG ATCCCTCCAGTCAGTGGTGCAGAGGGTTGAGGAGAATGCCAAGAACCTGGGGCAGTTGTCCTTCAAGCTGGAGGGGCACCACATCTCAGGTCTGGAGGAGAGGGAAACAGCAGCCAGGGAACTGGAGAGACAGCTGAAAT TGCTCCAGGAGAGGCTGGGTCACCAGCAGGAGGAGAACGAGAAGGAGCGGACCAGGCTCCAGGATCTGATTGGTCGACTGGAGGCACGGCTGACGGAGCAGGGTCGTCAGCTGGAGGAGGAGAGGTGGAAGGTCAAGTCTGAGCAGAACAGGGTCCAG GCCCTGCAGAAGTCTCTGGAGGAAGAGCGGCGGTACCTGTCCCAGCAGCTGGCCATGGAGAGGGAGTCTGTACAGCGGGCCAAGAACGAACTCATGGAGGAGCAGAAACAAGTCATGGCACAGTGTGCTGAGGAGAGGAGGAAACTGGCTACAG agtGGGCAGAATTCCACACCGCAGAAAGAGTCGCTAAGGAGAGGgctactgaccaatcagcacgcAGCATCAAAACTGAGGCAGAGAGAGAAAGCACCATCAAGTCACTGGCGCAGGAGCAGGCCACCATCACCGTCAAGTTGAACGACCTCAGACTTGAGGAGGAACGACTCAAGCAGGAGAAAACTGCTTTGGACAGGAAAAGACAG GCACTGGATGCAGAAGCGGAGAAGATGGCATACCTCAGCAAACAGGTGGCCAGAAAGTCGGAGGAGATCGAGACTGTGAGTTTGGAGGCTGCACAGAACAGAGAGGAGGGACAGAGGGCGCTGGGAGAGGCACGCAGGGTCGAGGCTGAGCAGAACAAGAGACTGAGTACCATCGAGTCTCAGTTACAGTACCTCAGGCAGCAGGAGAAACAAATAGCAGAG GAACGCCTTTCACTTGCCAAGGACAAGAGAGATCTGGAGCAGACAATGGGATCATATGTATGTGTCAACTGCCGCACACCTGTTAGGGATAACAGCAGAGGCTTCGGACAGCAGCCAATCAACAGTCAGCAATTAGGACCTCAACCAATCAACTACCAGCATGTGCCACAAACTTTACCACAGTCCATGATGACCTCTCCATCTCAGGGCCTCTCTTCACCTCAGATGGGGATGGCCATGCCTTCCCAGGAGTCCTCTTACTCAGCTGCTTTACCAAATTCTGTGCTGGACTCATCACCACAGCCTAATGGGAGTTTAGGGTCCCCTCAGCATGAGAATGGGGTAAATCCTGTGCCTTTTCACCCTGCCATGTCTCCGGTAGCTGCTGATTTGGCCAGGAAGTTGTTGAATTGGAAGAATTCATCAGAGAGGGACAAGGAATACTTGGACAATGAGAGGTTTTACTTAGAAACTCTGAAACATTCCCCGTATCATAGCAATAGCTCAAGTCCTCAGAAAGTGACATAA
- the LOC136439794 gene encoding fas-binding factor 1 homolog isoform X2, whose protein sequence is MSFPVPGGRKRQGRGASSADMDDILGDLLGDDEPPKQKPSSSGRQRTPDKSKEDFDEDFYANLAADFDEESEVSEADPQQVVGSMGDIDDMDAELFGSSLKRKKTPPSRGSAVSTPPSRGGENKPSSPSLRTKSGSPTSARKSVTFSDNKKPATTSSDVSSSSYNVDISVSVGPDKDSSTHDPKDSQSPEPGRKPGSRGYKGKKFQTDFGDFDEDDPLRGLLSDDEDAQPKKKKPVKKTPQRKATEEPPMPPEAKLSGTIPRAEEISPRMSEPDRPRTSHGRRQEEEEEERRVQTAPPAGREEKKLPDAEITPSPRQEKSTASRRGKARREEISFDDDDDDLMGTMGFDDSPRQEKKVVQKKQEDQEDDGKSAKSRFDALLGVGTAKKLLERPGTGEKREFSLDKYKKPQQEDKKEKEPSEEDFNFGSYMPSAAAKTPPSRGRPRTGDRSVRFEDDDDIFGTPQGKTSSRGGRRSALDDLLDPSPGAKKPPTPQSGKLKTPAEKDKDSDWLGLKDSDNKSNDPSDWLGMASSSKTDQSGTISDSTPAKKEGSSSAADFLGLGDEIDPDTLTSSTRGHQDAPFRTPAEEGKADIFTAPALRDQTSPFPWDGPTGGRPQRRQPGTAGLFDSEPISPRDTGPLDDDPVRDHPPLRRSGDPLSMDDRLSMDGPVDPLGPVSPLPRSSPVIRREHQQPEQPRRAAQYARRGLQMGEGQQHAQVQPPSHPASGPGRPVSTPAVPQGHTGPYGANERLSLELQQQADMFKQQQEMLARQNQEMVRQQQEQIKALHMQQERLMQQISPRSQMVSQSPMAPQSHMTPTYQLPTYQLPTMGQSPANVSDLESKIRQLQAERDHLQIMLESSKHRHQEELSSVEEAHKARLQLAEESFQRREARLREENEQLVTQHLARLKTAEEEKAQVQAAHHKKLLELQAEKSEELERIKELHRNSIQELQSDHDDQLNRLHRMREQEIEAATSATRHTRSLQSVVQRVEENAKNLGQLSFKLEGHHISGLEERETAARELERQLKLLQERLGHQQEENEKERTRLQDLIGRLEARLTEQGRQLEEERWKVKSEQNRVQALQKSLEEERRYLSQQLAMERESVQRAKNELMEEQKQVMAQCAEERRKLATEWAEFHTAERVAKERATDQSARSIKTEAERESTIKSLAQEQATITVKLNDLRLEEERLKQEKTALDRKRQALDAEAEKMAYLSKQVARKSEEIETVSLEAAQNREEGQRALGEARRVEAEQNKRLSTIESQLQYLRQQEKQIAEERLSLAKDKRDLEQTMGSYVCVNCRTPVRDNSRGFGQQPINSQQLGPQPINYQHVPQTLPQSMMTSPSQGLSSPQMGMAMPSQESSYSAALPNSVLDSSPQPNGSLGSPQHENGVNPVPFHPAMSPVAADLARKLLNWKNSSERDKEYLDNERFYLETLKHSPYHSNSSSPQKVT, encoded by the exons ATG TCGTTCCCAGTACCAGGGGGACGGAAGCGACAGGGTAGAG GTGCCAGCAGTGCtgacatggatgacatcctggGAGACCTGCTTGGTGATG ATGAGCCACCAAAGCAGAAGCCCAGCTCCTCTGGGAGACAGAGAACACCTGACAA ATCAAAAGAAGACTTTGATGAAGATTTCTATGCCAATCTAGCAGCTGATTTTGATgag GAGTCAGAAGTGTCAGAGGCAGATCCTCAACAAGTGGTTGGATCAATGGGG gACATTGATGACATGGATGCAGAGCTGTTTGGAAGCTCTCTGAAGAGAAAGAAAACCCCACCCTCCAGGGGCAGTGCTGTCAGTACCCCACCTTCCAGGGGTGGGGAGAACAAGCCCTCATCCCCCTCTCTTAGGACAAAGTCTGGCTCCCCTACATCTGCAAG GAAGTCTGTAACTTTTTCTGACAACAAGAAGCCAGCCACCACCAGCTCTGATGTCAGCAGTTCTTCTTACAATGTGGACATCTCTGTGTCTGTGGGACCTG ACAAAGACTCCAGTACCCATGACCCAAAGGATAGCCAGTCCCCAGAACCTGGCAGGAAACCTGGATCCAGGGGGTACAAGGGCAAGAAATTCCAGACGGACTTTGGAG ATTTTGATGAAGATGACCCTCTGAGGGGTCTACTGTCAGATGATGAGGATGCTCAgccgaagaagaagaaacctgtcAAGAAAACACCACAAAGAAAAGCCACTGAAGAGCCACCAATGCCACCCGAGGCAAAACTGAGTGGAACCATCCCCAGAG CTGAGGAAATATCTCCAAGGATGTCGGAGCCTGATAGGCCGCGGACATCTCACGGCCGcagacaggaggaggaggaggaggagaggagAGTGCAGACTGCTCCTCCAGCTGGCCGAGAGGAGAAGAAACTACCAG ATGCAGAGATCACCCCCAGCCCTCGTCAGGAGAAAAGCACAGCTTCCAGGAGGGGCAAGGCTAGAAGGGAGGAAATCTCCtttgacgatgatgatgatgacttgaTGGGAACCATGGGGTTTGATGACAGCCCCAGGCAGGAGAAGAAGGTTGTGCAGAAGAAACAAGAGGACCAGGAAGA tGATGGGAAGTCTGCCAAGTCCAGGTTTGATGCACTGCTGGGAGTGGGGACAGCCAAGAAGCTACTGGAGAGGCCTGGGACAGGGGAGAAGAGGGAGTTCTCTCTGGACAAGTACAAGAAGCCACAGCAAG AGGATAAGAAAGAGAAGGAGCCCTCAGAGGAAGACTTCAATTTTGGGTCGTACATGCCATCAGCTGCCGCCAAGACTCCGCCCTCCCGGGGGAGACCACGGACGGGGGACAGGTCTGTCAG GTTTGAGGATGACGATGACATCTTTGGCACCCCCCAAGGAAAGACCTCCTCCCGAGGTGGGAGAAGAAGTGCCCTGGATGACCTGTTAGACCCCTCCCCTGGTGCCAAAAAACCTCCAACTCCCCAGTCTGGAAAACTGAAAACTCCTGCTG AAAAAGACAAGGACTCAGACTGGCTTGGCCTGAAAGACTCTGACAACAAGTCTAACGACCCATCTGATTGGTTGGGAATGGCCTCATCCAgcaaaactgaccaatcaggtaCCATCTCTGATTCAACTCCTGCCAAGAAGGAAGGTAGTAGTTCAGCAGCAGATTTTCTCGGCCTTGGGGATGAGATTGACCCTGACACCTTGACCTCAAGTACCAGAGGGCACCAGGATGCTCCGTTCAGGACCCCTGCTGAGGAGGGTAAAGCAGACATCTTCACAGCCCCTGCGCTACGAGACCAGACCTCCCCATTCCCGTGGGACGGCCCAACCGGCGGTCGCCCACAGAGACGCCAGCCCGGGACAGCAGGGCTGTTCGACAGCGAGCCGATATCTCCCAGAGACACCGGGCCGCTGGATGATGATCCTGTCCGAGACCATCCTCCACTGAGAAGAAGTGGCGATCCCTTGTCTATGGATGATCGCTTGTCTATGGATGGTCCTGTAGATCCACTAGGTCCTGTAAGTCCCTTGCCTAGGAGTAGTCCTGTTATCAGGAGAGAACATCAGCAACCAGAACAGCCAAGGAGAGCTGCACAGTATGCTAGAAGGGGGCTTCAAATGGGAGAGGGTCAACAGCATGCACAGGTCCAACCTCCTTCTCATCCTGCCAGTGGGCCAGGCCGGCCTGTATCCACACCTGCCGTGCCACAGGGACACACAGGGCCATATGGAGCCAACGAGAGGCTGAGCTTAGAACTGCAGCAGCAGGCAGATATGTTCAAACAGCAGCAGGAAATGTTAGCCAGACAGAATCAGGAGATGGTGCGGCAACAACAGGAGCAGATAAAG GCCCTACACATGCAACAGGAGAGACTGATGCAGCAGATCTCACCTCGTTCCCAGATGGTCTCTCAATCACCAATGGCACCCCAATCCCACATGACTCCTACCTACCAGCTACCAACTTATCAGCTGCCTACAATGGGACAGTCACCTGCGAATGTTAGTGACCTAGAAAGCAAG ATCCGACAGCTGCAGGCGGAGAGGGATCACCTACAGATCATGCTGGAGTCCAGTAAACACCGACACCAGGAGGAGCTGAGCAGCGTGGAGGAGGCTCACAAGGCAAGGCTACAGCTGGCTGAGGAGTCCTTCCAGCGCAGGGAGGCTAG ACTGCGAGAAGAGAATGAGCAGCTGGTGACCCAGCACCTGGCGCGGCTGAAGACAGCTGAGGAGGAGAAGGCGCAGGTGCAGGCTGCTCACCATAAGAAGCTGCTGGAGCTGCAGGCTGAGAAGTCTGAGGAACTGGAGAGGATCAAGGAACTGCACAG AAACTCCATCCAGGAGCTTCAGTCCGACCACGATGACCAGCTGAACAGACTCCACAGGATGAGAGAACAGGAGATAGAGGCAGCTACAAGTGCTACCAGACATACCAG ATCCCTCCAGTCAGTGGTGCAGAGGGTTGAGGAGAATGCCAAGAACCTGGGGCAGTTGTCCTTCAAGCTGGAGGGGCACCACATCTCAGGTCTGGAGGAGAGGGAAACAGCAGCCAGGGAACTGGAGAGACAGCTGAAAT TGCTCCAGGAGAGGCTGGGTCACCAGCAGGAGGAGAACGAGAAGGAGCGGACCAGGCTCCAGGATCTGATTGGTCGACTGGAGGCACGGCTGACGGAGCAGGGTCGTCAGCTGGAGGAGGAGAGGTGGAAGGTCAAGTCTGAGCAGAACAGGGTCCAG GCCCTGCAGAAGTCTCTGGAGGAAGAGCGGCGGTACCTGTCCCAGCAGCTGGCCATGGAGAGGGAGTCTGTACAGCGGGCCAAGAACGAACTCATGGAGGAGCAGAAACAAGTCATGGCACAGTGTGCTGAGGAGAGGAGGAAACTGGCTACAG agtGGGCAGAATTCCACACCGCAGAAAGAGTCGCTAAGGAGAGGgctactgaccaatcagcacgcAGCATCAAAACTGAGGCAGAGAGAGAAAGCACCATCAAGTCACTGGCGCAGGAGCAGGCCACCATCACCGTCAAGTTGAACGACCTCAGACTTGAGGAGGAACGACTCAAGCAGGAGAAAACTGCTTTGGACAGGAAAAGACAG GCACTGGATGCAGAAGCGGAGAAGATGGCATACCTCAGCAAACAGGTGGCCAGAAAGTCGGAGGAGATCGAGACTGTGAGTTTGGAGGCTGCACAGAACAGAGAGGAGGGACAGAGGGCGCTGGGAGAGGCACGCAGGGTCGAGGCTGAGCAGAACAAGAGACTGAGTACCATCGAGTCTCAGTTACAGTACCTCAGGCAGCAGGAGAAACAAATAGCAGAG GAACGCCTTTCACTTGCCAAGGACAAGAGAGATCTGGAGCAGACAATGGGATCATATGTATGTGTCAACTGCCGCACACCTGTTAGGGATAACAGCAGAGGCTTCGGACAGCAGCCAATCAACAGTCAGCAATTAGGACCTCAACCAATCAACTACCAGCATGTGCCACAAACTTTACCACAGTCCATGATGACCTCTCCATCTCAGGGCCTCTCTTCACCTCAGATGGGGATGGCCATGCCTTCCCAGGAGTCCTCTTACTCAGCTGCTTTACCAAATTCTGTGCTGGACTCATCACCACAGCCTAATGGGAGTTTAGGGTCCCCTCAGCATGAGAATGGGGTAAATCCTGTGCCTTTTCACCCTGCCATGTCTCCGGTAGCTGCTGATTTGGCCAGGAAGTTGTTGAATTGGAAGAATTCATCAGAGAGGGACAAGGAATACTTGGACAATGAGAGGTTTTACTTAGAAACTCTGAAACATTCCCCGTATCATAGCAATAGCTCAAGTCCTCAGAAAGTGACATAA